The following are encoded together in the Pseudomonas sp. IB20 genome:
- the gacA gene encoding response regulator transcription factor GacA, whose amino-acid sequence MIRVLVVDDHDLVRTGITRMLADIDGLQVVGQAESGEESLIKARELKPDVVLMDVKMPGIGGLGATTKLLRSHPDIKVVVVTVCEEDPFPTRLLQAGAAGYLTKGAGLAEMVQAIRLVFAGQRYISPQIAQQLAIKSFQPTSDSPFDALSEREIQIALMIVGCQKVQTISDKLCLSPKTVNTYRYRIFEKLAISSDVELTLLAVRHGMVDASA is encoded by the coding sequence TTGATTAGGGTGCTAGTAGTCGATGACCATGATCTCGTTCGTACAGGCATTACACGAATGCTGGCTGACATCGATGGCCTGCAAGTAGTCGGTCAGGCCGAGTCGGGGGAGGAATCCCTGATCAAGGCCCGGGAGTTGAAACCCGATGTGGTTTTGATGGACGTCAAGATGCCTGGGATCGGCGGTCTTGGTGCCACTACCAAATTACTGCGCAGCCATCCGGACATTAAAGTCGTGGTGGTGACCGTGTGCGAGGAAGACCCGTTTCCCACGCGCTTGTTGCAGGCCGGGGCGGCGGGTTACCTGACCAAGGGCGCAGGCCTGGCGGAGATGGTGCAAGCCATTCGCCTGGTGTTTGCCGGCCAGCGTTATATCAGCCCGCAGATTGCCCAGCAGTTGGCTATCAAGTCGTTCCAGCCGACCAGTGACTCGCCGTTTGATGCGCTGTCGGAGCGGGAAATCCAGATCGCCTTGATGATCGTCGGTTGCCAGAAGGTCCAGACGATCTCCGACAAGCTGTGCCTGTCGCCAAAAACCGTGAACACCTACCGCTATCGCATTTTCGAGAAGCTCGCCATCAGCAGTGATGTTGAATTGACCCTGCTCGCGGTGCGCCACGGCATGGTGGACGCCAGCGCCTGA
- a CDS encoding helix-turn-helix domain-containing protein: MSGIGSRLRQERERLGLSQKVFGEIGGVEANAQGKYESGGRAPKADYLSRVAQRGVDVLYVLTGSPTPIQLENLSQLEEKILENYRAMFKEDQDAIRRLTSTLAEHSVSQNGKYKLALTQS, from the coding sequence ATGAGTGGAATCGGTTCGCGCTTAAGGCAGGAAAGAGAACGTCTTGGCCTGTCACAGAAAGTTTTTGGTGAAATCGGCGGCGTTGAAGCAAACGCCCAAGGCAAGTATGAGAGCGGTGGCCGCGCACCCAAGGCGGACTACTTGTCACGCGTGGCCCAGCGTGGTGTAGATGTTTTATATGTACTGACGGGAAGCCCAACGCCGATCCAGCTGGAAAACCTGAGCCAGCTTGAAGAGAAAATCCTGGAAAACTACCGGGCGATGTTCAAGGAAGATCAGGACGCTATCCGCCGATTGACCTCCACACTGGCGGAACACTCCGTGTCGCAGAACGGAAAATACAAGTTGGCTCTCACGCAAAGCTGA
- a CDS encoding DNA-binding protein has product MPGIRTAAQAKAWLDHQGKSVQAFAREHGVDPATTYQVLAGRKKGRRGEAHKVAVLLGMKEGIIVDEPVAQHRDAQAVT; this is encoded by the coding sequence ATGCCCGGTATTCGCACTGCTGCACAAGCCAAGGCTTGGTTGGACCATCAAGGAAAGTCAGTTCAAGCGTTCGCTCGTGAGCACGGCGTCGATCCCGCCACGACGTATCAAGTGCTCGCTGGGCGTAAAAAGGGACGGCGCGGGGAAGCCCATAAGGTGGCAGTCCTGCTGGGCATGAAAGAAGGGATTATCGTGGATGAGCCTGTTGCTCAACACCGCGACGCGCAAGCGGTTACCTGA